CCTGTTCCCAGTACATAGACGACCGCCATTTTGGGCAACTTCAAGTCCGCCGTAATGCCCCTCCTTGTTCGTGGTCTGACTTTCAGCGTGCTCAAGCAGCCCTTTATATCGCATGTTACATCCTCATCGATCTTGGCTACTTCATTGGTCTTAAAAAGTCCACTCTTGTACCTACACAAGCGCCTATTTTTCTGGGGTATATCATAGACTCTGTTAAAACTGCGTTCTTGATGCCGCCCGACAAGAAGATTAAATTCGCTTCACTGAGGGAAGATCTACTTAGCCACAAGACAGTATCTTTGAAGTCACTGCAGAAATTTGTGGGCAAGATTAACTCCTTCACACTTGTCGTCCCTGCCGCCAGGTTATTTTCTCGTGTGGCCTGCCTCGCGATGTCAAGGGCTATTCCCGTTTCCCGCGAATTAAAGGCAGAGTTCGAGCACTGGCGTTTCCTTGATTCTTGGTCTGGGGTTTTGCCTTGGAAAGACAAAAAACATTTCCAGTTGGATGTCTTCTCTGATGCTTCGGACTCTGGTTGGGGTGGCATCCTTCGACTTCCCGACCAACGTCGGCAAGAATTACACGGTCATTGGGATCTGTCCGAAAGTGACCTACCCATCGTGGTAAAGGAAGCATTGGCCCTTCTCTGTGTTCTGCAAAATGTTGCTAGAGTTGATTGTTTCGTTGACAGCGCGGCCCTAGTTGCTTGCTGGAGAAAGGACGGTTCTAGGAACACCCGCGTTAACAACGCTCTTAAAGAAATCTTCCATTTAACGTTATCTGCTAATTTGCAAGTCATTTTGCACTTTGTCCCTTCTCAACAAAATCCGGCAGATTCTCCGTCTCGCATTCCCTCAGATCGGGACTGCACGCTTAGCCCTGCGTCTTGGCTCATTGTACAACGAGCATTGGGCCCACACACCATCGATCTTATGGCTACATCCGCAAATGTCCAGAAAGATTCTTCTGGCAGGGCACTCCCCTTTTTTGCACCGTCACCCTCACCACAGGCTCTCGGCGTCAACGTTTTCTCGCAGACTCTGTCTCTAACCCTCAGTGCGTATGCGTTTCCTCCGTTCGTGCTTGTCGGCCCCCTGATTAGATTCCTCACATCTCAAAGCTGCCCCTACACGATTGTAGTACCAGACCTTCGTCCAAGAAAATACTGTTGGCCGCTTCTCGTCTCGTCCTGGGTTGAGTCTCTCAAGCTGGGTTCCAAAGGAGATCACAACATTCTGCTTTTCCCGACAAATACCGGCGTTGAATCTAGGCCACTTCAATGGGACTTATGGGTATTCCGAATTTGCCCGGTTTAAATTCTTAACATAGAAGAGAACGCGTTTTCCTTTTATTCAGAGCTTTGGCCCTCGGTGTTTTATATTGTACTTATTATTTGTGTAATTCCTCATTAAAGTGCTTAAGCCCAtttgtttttgaatttttttctctttttagtcTCCCGCGAATGTTCCACGCATTTGGAAGCCTGCCTCCTCGTGTCCTGACTGCTCTTACGCCAACGACTGTGGTTTTAACTTTTGCCAAAATTGTGGATTTCAACCCGCTCCCCCTTCGGTCCCGTCTAGCACTGCCAGGGTTTCCCTTGATCTGCCTGCGATTGATCGCAGAATCTCCTGTCTTCAATCTGCCAGAGCTGCCAAACCATATGAAAGACAGAAATGTAAATTACATTTGGAACTGGAGTCCTTTTTGTCTTCTCTCCCTACCCCTAAGTCTCCCATCTCTGCTTCCCCAAAAGACCTCATCAGATTTCTCGTATGGAAGGACTCTAAGGGGAAAACCAAGATTCACGTGCCTAGCTGTCCTAATTTTGGCTCTCATTCCAAGCGGAAATGTAGCTGCCCCTCTAGATTGGCCGCTGGTACAGTTGATAGCACAATTGGGAAATTGCGTTCTATTTTTAATTCTCTTGGCCGGTCTGGCGTGTGGTCAGGGTTATCTCCTGGTAACCCAGCAGCTTATCCGTCTGTCAAGGAATACCTCGCTTCTATCTCCGAGGAACAAGCAAAAGCAAGAGTCTCGCCTCGCCAAGCCGTGCCTTTTTTCTTCGACAAGTTCTCTAAACTCTGCCATTACCTCTGTAAGCAGACATTTCTTCCATCCATATCCCCCCTGGAAAGGTACATCGTGAGCCGTGATCTGGCCTTCTTCTGCCTAGATTTCTACTCCGGTGACAGAGCATCTGACCTCGGCCGTGTTTTTACTAAAGAGGTTCTCCTGCTTCCTGGAAAACAAGGCTTATTGTTTCACCACAAGTTCGGAAAAACGCTTCGAGGAAAGGACTCCAATATCTTTGCTGTTAAGAAATGTCCTCATGACAGCATAGTCTGTCCCGTCGTAAACCTCACTACATATGTTAAGCTGGCTGACCTCATGAATATCAAACTTCGGGAGGGCTTTTTGTTCCGTGCCACTGACCCAAAGGGCCGCGTTTCCACAAAGCCTTTCCTTGGCTCTACCGTAGCTAACCGCCTACGCCTCCATCTCACGACTCTGAAACTTCACGAGGGCGAAACTATGCACAGTTTTAGGAGTGGTTGTTCCATAACCCTATCCCTCCTTGGTGCCTCAGATGACCAAGTGGCTAGACACGTTGGATGGAAAAGCGTGCAGACGGCTAAATATTATTCTCAAGTCCCCAAAGTTATGGAGTTGTCGCTCCCGGCTTCTCTTCTTGCCCAGGGCTCTGTTAAGGGGAGGGACAATATTTCCCCTGCAGAATCGCTGGGGGCCGAGTTTCGAGCTCGTAATAATCTCGAAGGACTTTCCCTCGCTTTCCCTTGAAACATTGTATCTATCTTCCCCTTTTTGAATAAATTGAGCTTCTGAGATTGGGAGGAATGTGAGTCTCTTAAAAGTATATGTTGGGTTATTTGCGGCAATTTGTGCTTAAGTAAGAAATTATTATCGCCCATATCTTAGTATCTTTGCGTGTGCCATAGAGGTGCAGCATTACAATGAAAATTCTACTACTATTTTCATTGATATGATTGCGCCGAATTGGCCACGCGCGATACGTAAATTAGCACGCGTTTTCTCTAGAGACCATCGTAATACCCATGGGTATTGAGCAGAGTATTTATTCGACCTCAACACTTGTAATCGCCCTGTTATGCGTTCATGCCCCGAGAGGTCGCTACAGAGCACCCTTGTCCCACCCACCTCCCCTCAGCGACGGAAACCTCCATCCTGCTGCACTTCTTCGCATGCGCGGAAATTATTTTCGCCCATATCTTAGTATCTTTGCGTGTGCCATAGAGGTGCagcattaaaatgaaaattctacTACTGTCAGGACCTACAGTCTTAAAGGGGTGAAGGCGAAACGAAAAGCGATAAAGATTTGAAAACTCAGTAAGTAACAATTAttgtgcgttcctttgggatgatccgaaaaaggatcattgATCCAAGATTacttggatcatggtgcatcaaaggaaacGAAAAATCCATCCCGGAGTGGATTTATctgttcctttgatgcaccgtgGTCCACGTGATCTTGGATCAgcgatcctttttcggatcatcccaaaggaatgCACCCTAATACAAAAGTCAGGCAGTCCCCGACTGTTGCTAAGGAAACGGTACAACACTGCTAAAAGACCCTCTGTAATTCGTGTTTTTGGAAAAGATCTTAAAAGTCAATTCGGTGATctaggtttttttgttttgttttggttttttattCAAACTCTATTAAGTTCTCTTACCTAAAACGTGGTAtgagaaaatagaaatttagTTATTATTCATGAAAACCTTagtggaagaaaaaaacaaatattagatttttaaaaagaaaaattttcttTAAGAATGGCAAAAAACAAATCTTATACTTGAATACAAAAATTCAGGGTAGATCATAGCGCTAAGTCTCGAGATGTTGTTCAACTCAAAAGTTATTTCCGAGGTTTGCGATTTTAGGTTACATTTTTATTACCGTTCACCCGTTTTGATTCATCATTTGATGCGAAAGTCTAAGTATTGCAAGTGTGTCATACGCGCTTGCTCAGCTGAAAACTCTTAACTGCATCACTTTTCAATGGATCATTTGAACTGAATCAGAAACTATTCCTTAAATATATTCTGGCTGCAAAGGAGGGGACAGGAATGTCGTAGGCGGGGTTACTAAGCATTTAAATAAGTCCTTCTGTAATAACTGTAACTGTAATATTCGTTCGCATTACAAGTCACTTCTTTATTCAGCTTTTGATCCTGACCGAATAAGAACCTTTAAAACTATTTGCTCTAAATGCAGATCTGTTACCCCGGCAACAGTCTGTTGtcgataaattattattagtattattgttttatttgtattaTGTGTCACATTATTTGTGAGTTATATATCTGTTCGTATATTGAATCACATATGTTTATGTAAGTATGGGGCATGTTCATATGGACTTCGAGTCTTTTCATGCTCTGTTGAagctattaaataaataaatatataaataaataaaaccgtACGCAATAAGACAACCTCGTATGTAGAAATAACAAATCACTTTTCTTTCAAGATCAAATCGAAAAGGAAAAACACGAGAGTTCAATGTTCAGTTCGTTGGGGGTCAAAGACGTGCGACCACGTGATGTAGTAGGATCCAGTTTTCCACACATTCGCCCCTGTTGATTGATgacatcaatcaatcaaagttCAGAATTAAGAAAATCTCATGACAAACaaacttattacaaaaataCGCGCACACATCGCTTTAGAAAGGTTTCTTAGCTAGGATTTACAACAGCTGCTGGGACATCTTCATCCCTCACAACTGTAATAGGAACAGCGTTATCCGGTTCAGCATTCAGCTTCACTTCCAAAGGGTAGAGTCTCTGCAGAGGGCGTCTCCATTCTGACGAAGGCAAGTTACCGGACTTAACTTTCATTAATGCACTTCGAACTTCGCCATCCGGACCAGCAAGTAAGCGTTGAACCCTTCCAAGTCGCCACAGTTGTCTTGGGGTCGTCTTCTCGTGTATGCACACAACATCTCCTACTTGAACCTTACGCAGTGAGCTAACTCTCTTAGAACAGCGATGTTGTTCTCTAAGTTGTGTTAGATACTCTGCTCGCCAGCGGTTCCAGAAGTGATCGAGGATGCTCTGTAAGAACTTTGCTCTCCTTGAAAGCGCTTGCTGGGTATGTGGAACATCAATGAAATAGTTCTTTGATGGCATTGACAGAATTCTTCGGCCTATGACTAGGTGAGACAGCGTCAGGGGTTCCTCGAACTCATCATAAACGTAAGTCAACGGACGTGAATTCAAGACTGCTTCAACTTCTACAAGGGTTGTAGACAGTTCGTCGTAATTCAATCGCGCATTGCGTAGACACTTCTTTAAACTTAACTTGACAGACTTCACAAGACGTTCAAAAAAACCACCCCACCAAGGGGCTGCCTCAACATTGAACCTCCATTTCGTACCATTACGCTGACAGTAGGCCTGCACTCTTCAGTCCTTAAAGGTCTTTCCATTGTCACTGACAATCAACGTTGGAGTTCCCCTTCTTCCCTTAAATCGAGCGAGGGCCTTGATAAAACTTTCCACTGTCAGACTTGGCACAAGTTCCAGATGAACAGCTCGGCTTGTAGCGCATGTGAATAAGGCTATGTAAAATTTGTTCATTCCTTCCCCTTTAGCGAATATATCCCTGACATACATAGGACCCGCAAAGTCCACTCCAACACGGGAGAACGCAAACTCGTCACTTAACCGGAACTCAGGAAGCGGTGGGGAATGAGGAACTGCGTAACTTCTACCTTCTATCTTCTTACAAACAGAACATTTTCCGATCACAGTCGAACCGGGTGGTCTTCCCTTTAATACCCAGAAGCAGGACCTTAGCTCTGTAAGAGTCTCTCTCGCACCATTGTGTAGGACCTTCAAATGACATTCATTGATGACCAAATTTGTGAAGTGGGACGACCTTGGCAGAAATATAGGAAAGCGAGCGTTAAACGGGATTGGTACATTCTTGAGACGGCCTCCACACCTAAGAATTCCTTTGTCCTCTTTGTACAGTAATAACGAAACTTTGACCTGGTCAAATTTCTCGTCGTCCAAAACAGAACCTTGCACCTCCCTGATCCAAAGTTCTCTCGCTCGCTCGATTTCTTCTTGCTTCAAATCTTCATCAGTCAAttccttcttttcattttttcgcTTAACATTGGACACAAACCGCAAGACATATTCAGTAACTCGTATCAGTCTCTGTAGACTACTAAACCCTTTCAAAGGAATAATGCAGTCAAGATTAAGCTTCCTTTCAGACGTTACTCTGTCAGCCACAACGTTTGCAAGAACAG
The sequence above is a segment of the Montipora foliosa isolate CH-2021 chromosome 2, ASM3666993v2, whole genome shotgun sequence genome. Coding sequences within it:
- the LOC137991884 gene encoding uncharacterized protein, which produces MPSKNYFIDVPHTQQALSRRAKFLQSILDHFWNRWRAEYLTQLREQHRCSKRVSSLRKVQVGDVVCIHEKTTPRQLWRLGRVQRLLAGPDGEVRSALMKVKSGNLPSSEWRRPLQRLYPLEVKLNAEPDNAVPITVVRDEDVPAAVVNPS